The Vicinamibacterales bacterium genome includes a region encoding these proteins:
- the fliO gene encoding flagellar biosynthetic protein FliO: MFTLLALTGPDPTALPGGDVMGAIRGLAAVVIVVGLVAVFAWLLRRGAFGPLGRRGPSAIRVETAVPLGERRSLLVVCVEGRRLLLGLTPAQVSLVAELRSAEPGFAGALERAVDVPPRGQQ, encoded by the coding sequence ATGTTCACCCTGCTGGCACTCACTGGTCCGGACCCGACCGCGCTGCCAGGCGGCGACGTCATGGGGGCGATCCGCGGGCTGGCCGCGGTGGTCATCGTGGTCGGCCTCGTGGCCGTGTTTGCCTGGCTGCTCCGCCGCGGGGCGTTTGGACCGCTGGGCCGCCGTGGGCCGTCGGCCATTCGGGTCGAGACCGCGGTCCCGCTCGGCGAGCGGCGATCCCTGCTGGTCGTCTGCGTGGAGGGCCGGCGGCTGCTGCTCGGCCTGACGCCGGCCCAGGTGTCGTTGGTGGCCGAGTTGCGGTCCGCCGAACCCGGGTTTGCCGGCGCGCTCGAACGCGCCGTGGATGTTCCACCTCGAGGACAGCAGTGA
- a CDS encoding FliM/FliN family flagellar motor switch protein, with the protein MSSLLTSSSSSNPAPDVVSPFTGLLDVVCELSVILGSGSVTVRRCLALQRHSVLRLDQSAGEDLQVMVNGVTIAKGEVVIVEDSTAMRVTEIPQATISEP; encoded by the coding sequence ATGTCCTCTTTACTGACTTCGTCGTCCAGTTCTAACCCGGCGCCGGACGTCGTCAGTCCCTTCACCGGGCTGCTCGATGTGGTCTGTGAGCTGTCCGTGATCCTCGGGTCCGGCAGCGTCACGGTGCGCCGGTGCCTGGCGCTCCAGCGGCACAGCGTCCTTCGGCTCGATCAATCGGCCGGCGAGGACCTGCAGGTCATGGTCAACGGCGTGACGATCGCCAAAGGGGAAGTGGTCATCGTGGAAGACAGCACCGCGATGCGCGTGACCGAGATTCCCCAGGCGACGATTTCGGAGCCATAG
- a CDS encoding flagellar basal body-associated FliL family protein, whose product MSDTPSNPAQAAAVSTIPASAKKSGAMKWIIIVVVAIFVLGGGGAAAWYFTRSGPPTDAAEGGDGEASTDTPPAEKALVGEGIVPLEQFLVNLADKGATRFVRLTLRLVVGTKKEAEEIGKDDVAKARLRSAIIEALAQETSERLVTPEGKTALKKTIAERCTPLLGGKKVLDVLFTDFVVQF is encoded by the coding sequence ATGAGCGATACACCTTCCAATCCTGCCCAGGCCGCCGCGGTGTCGACAATCCCGGCGTCGGCGAAGAAGTCCGGCGCCATGAAGTGGATCATCATCGTGGTCGTGGCCATCTTCGTGCTCGGCGGCGGCGGCGCTGCCGCCTGGTACTTCACTCGCAGCGGGCCACCGACCGACGCGGCCGAAGGAGGTGACGGCGAGGCTTCCACCGACACCCCGCCGGCCGAGAAGGCCCTGGTCGGCGAGGGCATCGTGCCGCTGGAACAGTTCCTCGTCAACCTCGCCGACAAGGGTGCGACACGGTTCGTCCGGTTGACGCTGCGGCTGGTGGTTGGCACCAAGAAGGAAGCGGAGGAAATCGGGAAGGACGACGTCGCGAAGGCCCGGCTCCGTTCCGCGATTATCGAGGCACTGGCACAGGAAACAAGCGAGCGGCTCGTGACCCCGGAGGGGAAGACCGCGCTGAAGAAGACGATCGCTGAACGGTGCACGCCGCTGCTCGGCGGCAAGAAGGTGCTCGATGTCCTCTTTACTGACTTCGTCGTCCAGTTCTAA
- a CDS encoding flagellar hook-length control protein FliK, protein MGASSIALVGVDTGPAPAHARAAGTAATAASDFDSLLDGARARQSASFDKSNQNRHVVHERDRRPASAAGAEAAHPAAAKPARTDSGDSRPVANGRPTNHNRIARADTPAQRVPDEGADPAAKPPDPQAPSESAGNQTAAGQAQVVAADAERPIVQQVAVVAAVISATVAEPPADADAAQASVESPTATARADSQNVVGGSSRPGPVPAGIADPGVSATAAATAPLLGFVAGSPAPPATQVDLQDVPPAEDAAESAGQAAPSTGAMKAESRKIGLSGSATDAWWRGQPHLDGVDGETTSAAGSSWLPRADQLPQVKGRPGLDSPTTEELPTLPASAGLETSGAPEPSDDLAGFVTMRRAPARPSAVGQSGMTEATAAQRAARMMVMAAVAEAGRQTGQATDTAPVRETPATPSVFGAPAITAVGMAEGMEPGARRTQDLFADPSQFASLGGDSQQRVRLVEQAYAASGTGRDSTSQRNPEPTPLAPAVHDAGSAAAAVMSLPPTTMPSSDPAIAGGATVAPAGGGAEATPDPPIAGQVVRAISMAWRDGVGEAKVRLTPEHLGEVTVSLRVERGQVTAHVQADTATAREWIQAHEVDLRQGLEGQGLQLARLVVTADGHRQRQDGGKPQPQPRRAPSRGGESQARFEVDA, encoded by the coding sequence GTGGGCGCATCTTCAATTGCTCTGGTTGGCGTGGACACCGGTCCGGCACCCGCTCATGCGCGCGCAGCGGGGACGGCGGCCACCGCCGCATCGGACTTCGATTCGTTGCTCGACGGCGCGCGGGCCCGGCAATCCGCCTCGTTCGACAAGTCGAACCAGAACAGGCACGTGGTCCACGAACGCGATCGGCGCCCAGCGAGCGCGGCCGGCGCGGAGGCGGCTCATCCCGCCGCTGCCAAGCCAGCCAGGACGGACAGTGGCGATTCGCGACCCGTGGCGAACGGTCGTCCCACGAACCACAACCGAATCGCTCGTGCGGACACACCGGCTCAGCGCGTGCCGGACGAGGGTGCTGATCCCGCCGCCAAGCCCCCGGATCCGCAGGCACCAAGCGAATCCGCCGGCAATCAAACCGCGGCCGGCCAAGCGCAGGTGGTCGCGGCGGATGCCGAGCGACCGATCGTCCAACAGGTAGCGGTGGTGGCAGCAGTCATTTCGGCCACGGTCGCAGAGCCTCCGGCCGATGCGGATGCCGCCCAGGCGTCTGTCGAATCGCCAACCGCCACGGCCCGGGCCGACTCGCAGAACGTCGTCGGCGGGTCTTCCCGCCCGGGTCCCGTGCCCGCTGGCATCGCGGACCCTGGAGTGTCGGCGACCGCTGCCGCGACGGCGCCGCTGCTCGGGTTCGTCGCAGGCAGCCCGGCGCCACCCGCGACCCAGGTTGACCTTCAGGACGTCCCGCCAGCGGAAGACGCGGCGGAATCGGCCGGACAAGCCGCCCCAAGCACGGGCGCGATGAAGGCCGAATCCAGGAAGATCGGGTTGTCCGGATCCGCGACGGACGCATGGTGGCGGGGCCAGCCACACCTCGACGGCGTCGATGGGGAGACCACGTCGGCGGCGGGTTCCTCGTGGTTGCCACGCGCAGACCAGCTTCCTCAGGTCAAGGGGCGACCAGGGCTGGATTCGCCGACCACCGAAGAACTTCCGACGTTGCCTGCGTCGGCGGGTCTCGAGACGTCCGGGGCGCCGGAACCTTCCGACGATCTCGCCGGCTTCGTCACGATGAGGCGCGCACCGGCCAGGCCCTCCGCGGTCGGCCAGTCGGGGATGACGGAGGCAACTGCCGCTCAACGAGCTGCCCGGATGATGGTGATGGCGGCCGTGGCCGAAGCCGGGCGCCAGACTGGTCAGGCGACTGACACGGCGCCTGTACGGGAGACCCCCGCGACGCCGTCGGTATTCGGCGCGCCGGCGATAACGGCCGTCGGGATGGCGGAGGGGATGGAGCCTGGAGCGAGGCGAACGCAGGATTTGTTTGCCGACCCCTCGCAATTCGCGTCACTTGGGGGCGACAGCCAACAACGAGTCAGGCTGGTCGAGCAGGCGTACGCCGCAAGCGGCACCGGGCGCGATTCGACGTCACAGAGGAATCCGGAGCCGACGCCACTCGCGCCTGCCGTCCACGACGCCGGGAGCGCGGCCGCTGCGGTGATGAGCCTTCCGCCCACAACGATGCCGTCGTCGGACCCGGCGATTGCCGGCGGCGCCACGGTCGCTCCCGCTGGCGGCGGTGCCGAGGCGACCCCGGACCCGCCGATCGCCGGACAGGTGGTGCGGGCGATCTCGATGGCCTGGCGCGATGGTGTGGGCGAGGCGAAGGTGCGCCTCACGCCGGAGCACCTGGGGGAAGTGACCGTATCGCTTCGAGTCGAGCGGGGGCAGGTGACCGCCCACGTTCAGGCGGACACCGCCACTGCGCGAGAGTGGATCCAGGCGCACGAAGTCGATTTGCGCCAGGGGCTTGAAGGCCAGGGGTTGCAACTCGCCCGTCTGGTCGTGACCGCCGACGGCCACCGTCAGAGGCAGGACGGGGGCAAACCGCAACCGCAACCACGCCGCGCGCCATCTCGAGGTGGCGAGTCACAGGCCAGATTCGAGGTCGATGCGTGA
- a CDS encoding flagellar hook protein FlgE translates to MAVGSFSSALSGLNANSAALGVIGNNLANINTIGFKASTVTFQDLVSQTVGGTSANPMQVGLGVVTGSISPTFSQGSIANSTEATNVAIQGNGFFLVSGGAGQAYTRAGNFAFDRDGFLVTPDGYKVQGYTTTDPITGQVTTNGTPTNLVVPPGVLRAPTATTTFRTLVNLDAGAAVGSTFVSSVQIYDVKGAPHVMTATYTKSGAGTWTYALTVPGADVTGVAGAPPSAIPAGSGGTGTLVFDANGKLQAAADITVTTPAWANGAAATVMTWDVLDTATGAASFTGYSSPSATSSITQNGSAPGAVDNISIGSDGTISATFGAGQTVAIGKLALATFNNPKGLVKLGSNRYGETQAAGQANVGAAGTGGRGTLIGSALEQSNVDIAAEFTAMILAQRGYQANSKSITTSDELLQETLNLKR, encoded by the coding sequence ATGGCCGTTGGATCCTTCTCTTCCGCATTGTCGGGCCTCAACGCGAATTCTGCCGCCTTGGGTGTCATCGGCAACAACCTCGCGAACATTAACACGATCGGGTTCAAGGCCAGCACCGTCACCTTCCAGGACCTCGTCAGCCAGACGGTCGGCGGAACGAGCGCGAACCCGATGCAGGTCGGTCTCGGTGTGGTGACCGGGTCGATCTCGCCCACGTTCAGTCAGGGGTCGATCGCGAACTCGACCGAGGCGACCAACGTGGCCATCCAGGGCAATGGCTTCTTCCTCGTCAGTGGCGGCGCCGGGCAGGCCTACACGCGAGCGGGGAACTTCGCGTTCGACCGTGATGGCTTCCTCGTCACACCCGACGGGTACAAGGTTCAGGGCTATACGACCACGGATCCGATCACCGGGCAGGTCACGACCAACGGCACGCCGACCAACCTCGTCGTCCCACCCGGCGTACTTCGGGCGCCGACCGCGACGACCACGTTCCGTACGTTGGTCAACCTGGACGCTGGCGCGGCCGTCGGCTCGACGTTCGTCAGCTCCGTGCAGATCTACGACGTGAAGGGGGCTCCGCACGTGATGACGGCCACCTACACCAAGTCCGGGGCGGGCACGTGGACCTACGCGCTGACGGTGCCAGGTGCAGACGTGACCGGCGTGGCGGGTGCGCCGCCCTCCGCCATCCCTGCGGGCAGCGGCGGCACCGGGACGCTCGTGTTCGACGCCAACGGCAAGCTGCAGGCGGCCGCGGACATCACCGTCACCACGCCGGCGTGGGCCAATGGCGCGGCGGCGACCGTGATGACGTGGGACGTCCTCGATACGGCGACTGGCGCCGCTTCGTTCACCGGCTACTCGTCGCCGTCGGCCACCTCGTCGATCACCCAGAACGGTTCGGCGCCGGGCGCTGTCGACAACATCAGCATTGGCTCTGACGGCACGATCAGCGCGACGTTCGGCGCGGGCCAGACCGTGGCGATCGGCAAACTCGCGCTTGCCACGTTCAACAACCCGAAGGGACTCGTCAAGCTCGGGTCGAATCGGTACGGCGAGACGCAGGCGGCTGGCCAGGCCAACGTCGGCGCAGCGGGCACCGGCGGCCGCGGCACACTGATCGGCAGCGCGCTCGAGCAGTCGAACGTGGACATCGCCGCCGAGTTCACCGCCATGATTCTCGCCCAGCGCGGCTACCAGGCGAACTCGAAGTCGATCACGACCTCGGACGAACTGCTGCAGGAAACGCTCAACCTGAAGCGGTAG
- a CDS encoding flagellar hook capping FlgD N-terminal domain-containing protein, which translates to MSINSTSGVGAATTGATTPALKRTDGLGRDAFLNLLVTQLQHQDPSKPMDDSQFITQLATFSSLEQLSQISSQVSAIGQLLVAQSLTSSSTASSTGGNK; encoded by the coding sequence GTGTCCATCAACTCGACATCAGGCGTTGGCGCGGCGACAACCGGCGCCACGACCCCCGCTTTGAAGCGCACCGACGGACTCGGTCGGGATGCCTTCCTGAATCTGCTCGTCACGCAGCTTCAGCACCAGGACCCGAGCAAGCCCATGGATGACAGCCAGTTCATCACCCAGCTGGCTACATTCAGCTCGCTCGAACAACTCTCTCAGATCTCGTCTCAGGTCAGCGCGATTGGTCAGCTTCTGGTCGCACAGAGTCTGACGTCGTCGTCCACCGCTTCCTCGACCGGAGGGAACAAGTAA
- a CDS encoding flagellar FliJ family protein, which yields MANFRFRAQVALDLRRKQDDDAQRALGEAKRATAAAQRAVQDAERALVETQERAREEAARASDTTRAIWYRNWIRRQQQVIVAARHALEQRLDEERVVAARAMEARRKLRSLEHLRDRTWKAFQLAERKAEQKEFDVLGGLRYVALREVPEGA from the coding sequence ATGGCGAACTTCCGATTTCGGGCCCAGGTGGCCCTCGACCTCCGCCGCAAGCAAGACGACGACGCGCAGCGCGCACTCGGCGAGGCGAAGCGTGCAACGGCGGCCGCGCAACGGGCCGTCCAGGACGCGGAACGCGCCCTGGTGGAGACGCAGGAACGCGCGCGTGAAGAGGCCGCGCGGGCTTCGGATACCACCCGCGCCATCTGGTATCGGAATTGGATCAGACGTCAGCAGCAGGTCATCGTCGCCGCCCGCCACGCGCTCGAGCAACGGCTCGACGAGGAGCGCGTCGTGGCCGCCAGAGCGATGGAGGCCAGACGGAAGCTGCGATCGCTCGAACATTTACGCGACCGCACGTGGAAGGCGTTCCAACTGGCCGAGCGCAAGGCGGAACAGAAGGAATTCGACGTGCTCGGAGGCTTGCGGTACGTGGCACTGCGCGAAGTGCCGGAAGGAGCATGA
- a CDS encoding FliI/YscN family ATPase, producing the protein MVAESFSLSRYTDRIERADCLPVAGRVVRTVGLLVESSGPRARVGDLCELQGAPGEPSLTVEVVGFREGRLLSVPLGGTAGIRAGDRIVARGSAAAVPVGDQLLGRVVDGLGRPLDSLGPLNTTLEYPLHPAPLNPLARDPIVAPTGTGVRAIDAMLTAGRGQRLGLFGGSGVGKSTLLGMMARGTAAEIAVIALVGERGREVRGFLENDLGADGLRRSVLVVSTSDNPPLMRMRAAYAATSIAEYFRDQGKNVLLMMDSLTRFAMAQREVGLAAGEPPTAKGYPPSVFALLPTLLERAGNVRGRGSITALYTVLVEGDDTTEPIADSVRAILDGHVVLSRELAARNHYPAIDVLQSVSRTMPDVTDVEHRMKAGRVRDWMSTIKENEDLISVGAYVPGSNPRIDEAFARREAIDAFLRQPADALSSTEDAIGALRAL; encoded by the coding sequence GTGGTCGCTGAGTCCTTTTCGCTCTCCCGCTACACGGATCGGATCGAACGGGCCGATTGCCTGCCGGTCGCCGGTCGCGTCGTTCGCACCGTCGGCCTGCTCGTCGAGTCGAGCGGTCCGCGGGCACGCGTCGGCGACCTCTGCGAACTGCAGGGTGCGCCGGGCGAACCCTCGCTCACCGTGGAGGTTGTAGGCTTCCGCGAGGGCCGACTGCTGAGCGTGCCGCTCGGCGGGACCGCCGGCATCCGCGCGGGTGACCGGATCGTGGCCCGAGGTTCGGCCGCCGCCGTGCCCGTTGGCGATCAATTGCTCGGGCGCGTCGTGGACGGTCTCGGTCGTCCGCTCGATTCGCTTGGCCCACTGAACACGACTCTCGAGTACCCGCTCCATCCTGCGCCGCTGAACCCGCTCGCGCGCGATCCAATCGTGGCGCCGACCGGCACCGGCGTTCGCGCGATCGACGCGATGCTGACCGCAGGACGCGGACAGCGTCTCGGCCTGTTCGGCGGCAGCGGCGTGGGGAAGAGCACCCTTCTCGGGATGATGGCCCGAGGCACCGCCGCGGAGATCGCCGTGATTGCCCTGGTCGGCGAGCGCGGCCGCGAGGTGCGCGGCTTCCTGGAGAACGATCTGGGTGCCGACGGGCTGCGCCGTTCGGTCCTGGTCGTGTCCACGTCGGACAACCCGCCGCTGATGCGCATGCGCGCCGCCTACGCCGCGACGTCGATTGCGGAGTACTTCCGTGATCAGGGCAAGAACGTCCTGCTCATGATGGACTCGCTCACACGCTTCGCGATGGCGCAGCGCGAGGTTGGACTCGCCGCGGGCGAACCGCCGACCGCGAAGGGGTATCCGCCCTCGGTGTTCGCGCTCCTGCCGACGCTGCTCGAACGGGCGGGCAATGTGCGCGGGCGGGGCAGCATCACCGCGCTCTACACGGTGCTCGTCGAGGGTGACGACACGACCGAGCCGATCGCCGACTCGGTGCGCGCGATTCTGGACGGCCACGTCGTGCTCTCACGTGAACTTGCCGCGCGGAATCACTATCCCGCGATCGACGTCCTGCAGAGCGTCAGCCGGACGATGCCCGACGTCACCGACGTCGAGCACCGGATGAAAGCGGGGCGCGTGCGCGACTGGATGTCGACCATCAAGGAAAACGAGGATCTGATCAGCGTGGGCGCGTACGTGCCTGGCAGCAACCCACGGATCGACGAGGCGTTCGCGAGGCGCGAGGCGATCGATGCGTTTCTCCGCCAGCCCGCCGACGCGCTGTCGTCCACAGAGGATGCGATCGGCGCGCTGCGGGCCTTGTAG